A single region of the Salarchaeum japonicum genome encodes:
- a CDS encoding helix-turn-helix transcriptional regulator, with translation MPESDAEMRRLLERRSPVLAALQASPARKPELVAELESSRSTVDRAIAELTEAGLVEKDGSEYAVTTAGRLALREYRAYERATDAVSSTTAFVNHLPRDAPVSTSLLEGASVTMSAAHAPDQALKPSNELFERATRMRGLAPVVLSFYPSLIAERLGEGDLTVEIIAEPDVLEALPSLPEFGTPSLSEADGLEVYESDQELPYALWIMDTPESSYAGITAYDGGGVAGVLINETDAAVQWAEDHYAQYRAEADEISTAEL, from the coding sequence ATGCCAGAGAGTGATGCAGAGATGCGACGCCTTCTCGAACGGCGCTCTCCCGTACTCGCCGCCTTACAGGCATCTCCCGCTCGCAAACCGGAGCTCGTCGCCGAACTCGAGAGTTCGCGTTCGACAGTTGACCGCGCAATCGCCGAACTCACCGAGGCCGGCCTCGTCGAAAAAGACGGCTCGGAGTACGCGGTGACGACCGCCGGTCGGCTCGCACTTCGGGAGTACCGGGCGTACGAGCGGGCGACGGATGCGGTTTCGTCGACGACTGCGTTCGTCAATCACCTTCCGCGTGACGCACCCGTCTCCACGAGTCTGTTGGAGGGTGCGTCCGTCACGATGAGCGCGGCCCACGCACCGGATCAGGCGCTCAAACCCAGCAACGAACTGTTTGAGCGCGCGACACGGATGCGGGGGCTTGCACCGGTCGTGCTCAGCTTCTACCCGAGTCTCATCGCGGAGCGACTCGGCGAAGGCGATTTGACAGTTGAGATCATCGCCGAGCCGGACGTGCTCGAAGCCCTTCCATCGCTTCCGGAATTCGGGACGCCATCCCTCTCCGAAGCGGACGGATTAGAGGTCTACGAGAGCGATCAGGAACTCCCCTACGCACTGTGGATAATGGACACGCCGGAATCGAGCTACGCCGGTATCACCGCCTACGACGGGGGCGGTGTCGCTGGCGTACTCATCAACGAGACAGATGCGGCCGT
- a CDS encoding DUF371 domain-containing protein has product MEEVVHARGHENVSAEHASTFEVTTDDYLTPAGDCILAIDADRAPSDFSREFVDACRDESATITAILETPDERVTITGSGHPDLAFENQRGHVGRTSTYVDDRTIMVDADAAAADLPRDYVTSLADGAPLTMTLRVE; this is encoded by the coding sequence ATGGAAGAAGTCGTGCACGCCCGCGGCCACGAGAACGTCTCCGCCGAACACGCGAGCACGTTCGAGGTCACGACCGACGACTACCTCACGCCCGCCGGCGACTGCATCCTCGCCATCGACGCCGACCGCGCCCCCAGCGACTTCTCGCGCGAGTTCGTCGATGCCTGCCGGGACGAGAGCGCCACCATCACCGCCATCCTCGAAACCCCCGACGAACGCGTCACAATCACGGGGAGCGGCCACCCCGACCTCGCGTTCGAGAACCAGCGCGGGCACGTCGGCCGCACCAGCACGTACGTCGACGACCGCACCATCATGGTGGACGCCGACGCCGCGGCCGCCGACCTCCCCCGCGACTACGTCACCTCACTCGCAGACGGCGCGCCGCTCACGATGACGCTCCGCGTCGAGTAA
- a CDS encoding coiled-coil protein, whose product MVEQETIDVSSADELITDEELESKSKGQLIKKAGQFRDRRNELNQLASSRASKRDELNAKTREKVDAAQEHREDRDELNERVQEHKEIRNELNAEANELFEEVEDRKSDLELDEGKDLEELKEEIEQLEFKQQTEVLSTEDERELIEKIEQKREEYQTRKEKLDQTEGLDELVEEAEEVRAEASKHHEKVTELADRAQKHHNEMIEAYREADDIRDEADEKHEAFVEAQEAADAHHEAFVRVQKRLRELDKEEEEEKQSQREAKRQEAKEEAEDIYERFQEGETLDTEDLRKLQKSGLL is encoded by the coding sequence ATGGTAGAACAAGAAACTATCGACGTGTCGTCCGCGGACGAGCTGATTACTGACGAAGAACTCGAGAGCAAATCCAAGGGCCAGCTTATCAAGAAAGCCGGCCAGTTCCGTGACCGACGGAACGAGCTCAACCAACTCGCGTCCTCGCGCGCCTCCAAGCGCGACGAGCTGAACGCGAAGACGCGCGAGAAGGTCGACGCGGCGCAGGAACACCGCGAGGACCGCGACGAACTGAACGAGCGCGTGCAGGAGCACAAGGAGATTCGAAACGAGCTCAACGCCGAAGCGAACGAGCTCTTCGAAGAGGTCGAAGACCGCAAGTCCGACCTCGAACTCGACGAGGGCAAAGACCTCGAAGAGCTGAAAGAGGAGATCGAACAGCTCGAGTTCAAGCAGCAGACCGAAGTCCTCTCCACGGAGGACGAGCGCGAGCTCATCGAGAAGATCGAGCAGAAGCGCGAGGAGTACCAGACGCGCAAGGAGAAGCTCGACCAGACCGAGGGGCTCGACGAGCTCGTCGAGGAAGCAGAAGAGGTTCGCGCCGAGGCGTCGAAGCACCACGAGAAGGTGACGGAGCTCGCAGACCGCGCGCAGAAGCACCACAACGAGATGATCGAGGCCTACCGGGAGGCCGACGACATCCGTGACGAGGCCGACGAGAAGCACGAGGCGTTCGTCGAGGCCCAGGAGGCCGCCGACGCGCACCACGAGGCCTTCGTTCGCGTGCAGAAGCGTCTGCGCGAGCTCGATAAGGAAGAAGAAGAGGAGAAGCAGTCCCAGCGCGAAGCGAAGCGCCAGGAAGCGAAGGAAGAGGCCGAGGACATCTACGAGCGGTTCCAGGAGGGCGAGACCCTCGACACCGAGGACCTCCGGAAGCTCCAGAAGTCCGGTCTCCTATAG
- the sppA gene encoding signal peptide peptidase SppA: MDTAVKRFGRLFVFVLALAVGAAAGWLVFVGAADGSLARLLGIVLAIGVAVAVGRLGANVAGSVFAPYNVAEVGVEGPISRDGGSSVPMQPGSTPADAIVEQMERADADGNVDALVVRLNTPGGEVVPSDDIRNAAEKFEGPTVAYATDTCASGGYWIASGCDRIFARDGSIVGSIGVVGSRPNASGLMEKLGLSYEQFTAGEYKDAGVPLKEMEEKDREYLQGIVDGYYDEFVERVTDGRDLDEDEVRDTEARVYLGEDAKDLGLVDELGTRDAVDDYLESELGTGVETREFEPQRGLASRVRFGAQSLAFAFGAGLANAVGADDIGFEFT, translated from the coding sequence ATGGATACTGCAGTGAAGCGGTTCGGGCGGCTGTTCGTGTTCGTGCTCGCGCTCGCGGTGGGCGCGGCCGCGGGCTGGCTGGTGTTCGTCGGAGCCGCGGACGGGAGTCTCGCGCGCCTGCTGGGTATCGTGCTCGCTATCGGCGTCGCCGTCGCGGTGGGCCGGCTGGGCGCGAACGTGGCGGGGTCGGTGTTCGCGCCGTACAACGTCGCCGAAGTGGGCGTCGAGGGCCCGATATCGCGGGACGGCGGGAGTTCGGTGCCGATGCAGCCGGGTTCGACGCCCGCGGACGCCATCGTGGAGCAGATGGAGCGCGCGGACGCGGACGGGAACGTGGACGCGCTCGTCGTCCGCCTCAATACGCCGGGTGGCGAGGTCGTGCCGAGCGACGACATCCGGAACGCCGCCGAGAAATTCGAGGGGCCGACGGTGGCGTACGCGACGGACACGTGTGCGAGCGGCGGGTACTGGATCGCGTCGGGCTGTGACCGCATCTTCGCGCGCGACGGCAGCATCGTCGGCTCCATCGGCGTGGTGGGGTCGCGGCCGAACGCGTCCGGGTTGATGGAGAAGCTCGGGTTGTCCTACGAGCAGTTCACGGCGGGCGAGTACAAGGACGCCGGCGTCCCGCTGAAGGAGATGGAGGAGAAAGACCGGGAGTACCTCCAGGGCATCGTGGACGGCTACTACGACGAGTTCGTGGAACGCGTGACGGACGGCCGCGACCTGGACGAGGACGAAGTGCGGGACACGGAAGCCCGCGTCTACCTCGGGGAGGACGCGAAAGACCTCGGCTTGGTGGACGAACTCGGGACGCGGGACGCCGTGGACGACTACCTCGAATCGGAGCTCGGCACCGGCGTGGAGACCCGGGAGTTCGAGCCGCAACGCGGGCTCGCGTCCCGGGTGCGGTTCGGCGCGCAGTCGCTCGCGTTCGCGTTCGGCGCGGGGCTCGCGAACGCGGTCGGCGCGGACGATATCGGCTTCGAGTTCACGTAG
- a CDS encoding DUF373 family protein has translation MHTLVLCLDRSGAVPRATGVTPPVAGWEAVQSLVVEYGVTDPEDSAVNCLLEGLRVSRDLRDDGEESTVAVVSGNADSIVGADRTIAEQVDALLERFDPDAAILVVDSADDERVVPIVESRLPVDSVDRVVVRQARDIESTYYLLKQFLADEELRGTVLVPLGVVLLVFPILLTLTNSLAVAIAAITAVIGVFLLYKGLNIDESVSGLPSQARDALYSGRVSIVTYVVAAGLALIGVFAGALGVSDMASMDGEFVAAMAFAFYSVPWLALGALAASTGRLIDESIREDEVGANYVNLPFGVVAVGLVVRGFAGYFLERASVLDPVTVGGVDLGALSLAPVVLSAEERLAVFVVAGVLVSLVGIRVGGILGDE, from the coding sequence ATGCACACGCTGGTTCTCTGTCTCGACCGGTCGGGCGCGGTGCCGCGCGCGACCGGCGTCACACCCCCGGTCGCCGGCTGGGAGGCCGTGCAGTCCCTCGTGGTGGAGTACGGCGTCACCGACCCCGAGGACTCGGCGGTGAACTGCCTGCTCGAAGGCCTGCGGGTGAGCCGCGACCTCCGGGACGACGGCGAGGAATCCACGGTCGCGGTGGTGTCCGGGAACGCGGACTCCATCGTCGGCGCAGACCGCACCATCGCCGAGCAAGTGGACGCCCTCCTGGAGCGCTTCGACCCGGACGCCGCCATCCTCGTCGTGGACAGCGCGGACGACGAGCGCGTCGTCCCCATCGTGGAGAGCCGCCTCCCCGTCGATTCGGTCGATCGGGTCGTCGTGCGGCAGGCCCGCGACATCGAGTCCACGTACTACCTCCTGAAGCAGTTCCTCGCCGACGAGGAACTCCGCGGCACCGTGCTCGTCCCGCTCGGCGTCGTCCTGCTCGTCTTCCCGATACTCCTCACGCTCACGAACAGCCTCGCCGTCGCCATCGCCGCAATCACCGCCGTCATCGGCGTGTTCCTCCTCTACAAGGGCCTGAACATCGACGAGTCCGTGAGCGGCCTCCCGAGTCAGGCCCGGGACGCCCTCTACTCGGGCCGCGTGAGCATCGTCACGTACGTCGTCGCCGCCGGTCTCGCGCTCATCGGGGTGTTCGCGGGCGCGCTCGGCGTCTCCGACATGGCGTCGATGGACGGCGAGTTCGTCGCCGCGATGGCGTTCGCGTTCTACAGCGTCCCCTGGCTCGCGCTCGGCGCGCTCGCCGCGAGCACCGGCCGCCTCATCGACGAATCCATCAGGGAGGACGAGGTCGGCGCGAACTACGTGAACCTCCCGTTCGGCGTCGTCGCCGTCGGCCTCGTCGTCCGCGGGTTCGCCGGCTACTTCCTCGAACGCGCGAGCGTCCTCGACCCCGTCACCGTCGGCGGCGTGGACTTGGGCGCGCTCTCTCTCGCACCCGTCGTTCTCTCCGCGGAGGAACGCCTCGCCGTCTTCGTCGTCGCGGGCGTGCTCGTCAGCCTCGTCGGCATCCGCGTCGGCGGAATTCTCGGCGACGAGTAG
- a CDS encoding diphthine--ammonia ligase, which produces MTDGQWVGLFSGGKDSNWALYRALEDGLDVGRLLTVHPEEDSYMYHVPATSLTELAAESIGIPLVNVDPGDLDALDAEDSGAQGDRELEPLEAALRDLAPSLDGGLAGVTAGAIESEYQTSRIQAMADRLGCEVFAPLWQEDPEALGEAMLDAGFEITILQVAAYGLDESWLGRTLDHQALSDLRELNDEYGVHLLGEGGEFETFVTDGPHFDRAIELEYDTVWEGNRGHVEITDARLE; this is translated from the coding sequence ATGACCGACGGCCAGTGGGTGGGGTTGTTCTCCGGCGGCAAGGACTCGAACTGGGCGCTCTACCGCGCGCTCGAAGACGGACTCGACGTCGGCCGCCTCCTCACCGTCCACCCCGAGGAGGACTCCTACATGTACCACGTGCCCGCGACCAGCCTCACCGAACTCGCCGCCGAGAGCATCGGCATCCCGCTCGTGAACGTCGACCCCGGCGACCTCGACGCGCTCGACGCCGAGGACTCCGGCGCGCAGGGCGACCGCGAACTCGAACCCCTGGAGGCCGCGCTCCGCGACCTCGCACCCAGCCTCGACGGCGGCCTCGCCGGCGTCACCGCCGGCGCGATCGAGAGCGAGTACCAGACCAGCCGCATCCAGGCGATGGCCGACCGCCTCGGCTGTGAGGTGTTCGCGCCGCTCTGGCAGGAAGACCCCGAAGCACTCGGCGAGGCGATGCTCGACGCCGGCTTCGAAATCACCATCCTCCAAGTCGCCGCGTACGGCCTCGACGAATCCTGGCTCGGCCGCACCCTCGACCACCAGGCGCTCAGCGACCTCCGAGAACTCAACGACGAGTACGGCGTCCACCTCCTCGGCGAAGGCGGCGAGTTCGAGACGTTTGTCACGGACGGCCCTCACTTCGACCGCGCCATCGAACTGGAGTACGACACCGTCTGGGAGGGAAATCGCGGGCACGTCGAAATCACGGACGCGCGGCTGGAATAA
- a CDS encoding sugar phosphate nucleotidyltransferase — protein MKAVVLAGGYATRMWPITKHRPKMFLPVGESTVIDRIFSELEADDRISEVFVSTNERFADDFAEHLDEQGYEKTTLSIEDTTEEDEKFGVVGALNQLFEREGVAEDTLVIAGDNLISFEVSEFLDFFEAKDAPSLAAYDVGSKERAKSYGLVSLDGDEVVDFQEKPANPKSTLVSIACYAFPADTIPSFGEYLDAGENPDEPGWFIQWLQQRQSVHAFTFEGAWFDIGTPESYLDAVAWTLDGDALVADSATVENTTLGDNVHVMDGAEVVNSSLDNSVVFPDATVRDCDVRDSIIDEQTHVENIDFAGALIGAHTTISNGN, from the coding sequence ATGAAAGCTGTCGTGCTGGCTGGCGGGTACGCGACGCGGATGTGGCCGATTACGAAGCATCGGCCGAAGATGTTCCTGCCTGTCGGTGAGTCTACTGTTATCGACCGGATTTTCTCGGAGTTGGAGGCGGACGACCGCATCAGTGAGGTGTTCGTGTCGACGAACGAGCGGTTCGCGGACGATTTCGCGGAACACCTGGACGAGCAGGGGTACGAGAAGACGACGCTCTCCATCGAGGACACCACCGAGGAGGACGAGAAGTTCGGCGTGGTGGGGGCGTTGAATCAGTTGTTCGAGCGGGAGGGCGTGGCGGAGGACACGCTCGTCATCGCGGGCGACAACCTCATCAGCTTCGAGGTCTCCGAGTTCCTGGATTTCTTCGAGGCGAAGGACGCGCCGTCGCTGGCGGCGTACGACGTGGGGAGTAAGGAGCGCGCGAAGTCGTACGGGCTGGTGAGTCTCGACGGGGACGAGGTCGTGGATTTCCAGGAGAAGCCCGCGAATCCGAAGAGCACGCTCGTCTCCATCGCGTGCTACGCGTTCCCCGCGGACACCATCCCGTCGTTCGGCGAGTACCTCGACGCGGGCGAGAACCCCGACGAGCCCGGGTGGTTCATTCAGTGGCTCCAGCAGCGCCAGTCCGTGCACGCGTTCACGTTCGAGGGCGCGTGGTTCGACATCGGCACGCCCGAGTCCTACCTGGACGCGGTCGCGTGGACGCTCGACGGCGACGCCCTCGTCGCGGACTCCGCCACCGTCGAGAACACCACGCTCGGCGACAACGTTCACGTGATGGACGGCGCGGAAGTCGTCAACTCCAGCCTCGACAACTCCGTCGTCTTCCCGGACGCCACCGTCCGCGACTGCGACGTCCGCGACTCCATCATCGACGAGCAGACCCACGTCGAGAACATCGACTTCGCCGGCGCGCTCATCGGCGCACACACCACGATATCGAACGGGAACTAA
- a CDS encoding transcriptional regulator: protein MPERTTRERIADALREEPATPSSLATEFAITAHAALRHVEHVAKSLDGTDDELLVRPPECEECGFNDFDDPLNLPSRCPECKHEGIEEPAFKIA, encoded by the coding sequence ATGCCAGAGCGGACGACCCGCGAACGCATCGCCGACGCCCTCCGCGAGGAACCCGCCACCCCGAGTTCGCTCGCGACAGAGTTCGCCATCACCGCGCACGCCGCGCTCCGGCACGTCGAACACGTCGCGAAATCCCTCGACGGCACGGACGACGAACTCCTCGTCCGCCCGCCCGAGTGCGAGGAGTGCGGGTTCAACGACTTCGACGACCCGCTCAACCTCCCCTCGCGCTGCCCCGAATGCAAGCACGAGGGCATCGAGGAACCCGCGTTCAAGATAGCGTAG
- a CDS encoding Rieske (2Fe-2S) protein: protein MSDGERITGTENVPADSTFLFTVETDDGEDEAVLTRAEDGVEGYVNRCMHFTHIRIDKGSGAPVRNGELVCANHGAMFEQDTGVCTFGPCEGAQLDRIDIDVRDGGVYLVDDDYAFVRTGGIESDPADLGSTSNVEF, encoded by the coding sequence ATGAGCGACGGCGAACGAATTACGGGAACGGAAAACGTGCCCGCGGATTCGACGTTCCTGTTCACGGTCGAAACCGACGACGGCGAGGACGAGGCGGTGCTCACGCGCGCCGAAGACGGCGTCGAGGGGTACGTGAACCGCTGTATGCACTTCACGCACATCCGCATCGACAAGGGGAGCGGCGCGCCCGTCCGGAACGGCGAACTCGTCTGCGCGAACCACGGCGCGATGTTCGAGCAGGACACGGGCGTCTGCACGTTCGGGCCCTGTGAGGGCGCGCAGCTCGACCGCATCGACATCGACGTTCGCGACGGCGGCGTCTACCTCGTGGACGACGACTACGCGTTCGTGCGGACGGGCGGTATCGAGTCCGACCCGGCCGACCTGGGGTCTACGTCGAACGTCGAGTTCTAG
- a CDS encoding aminotransferase class IV produces the protein MLYSVDGDLVPADDATVSVRDRGFQYGDAVFETMRAYDGRVFRFDAHLDRLANSCSLLGIDHELSAETLRERVRETLDANDLAEAYVKLSVSRGVQPGKLDPGPATDPTVVVQVRELDRGPAWDAPATLETSSVQRVPSEAIPAAAKTHNYLNGVLARRSVDADEALLLDASGSLAEGATSNVFFVRDGVLRTPSLDGPILPGITREVVLDIARERDIPVETGRYDPAALRRADEVFLTNSTWELRPVRRYDDTTYEEFPVTERLHDAYRARTRRST, from the coding sequence ATGTTATACAGCGTAGACGGCGACCTCGTCCCCGCCGACGACGCCACCGTGAGCGTCCGCGACCGCGGGTTCCAGTACGGCGACGCCGTCTTCGAGACGATGCGCGCCTACGACGGCCGCGTCTTCCGGTTCGACGCCCACCTCGATCGGCTCGCGAACTCCTGCTCGCTCCTCGGAATCGACCACGAACTCTCCGCCGAGACCCTCCGCGAGCGCGTCCGGGAGACGCTCGACGCGAACGACCTCGCGGAGGCGTACGTCAAACTCAGCGTCTCACGGGGCGTCCAGCCCGGCAAACTCGACCCCGGCCCGGCGACCGACCCGACCGTCGTCGTGCAGGTGCGCGAACTCGACCGCGGCCCCGCGTGGGACGCGCCCGCCACGCTCGAAACCTCGTCCGTCCAGCGCGTCCCGAGCGAGGCGATTCCCGCCGCCGCGAAGACCCACAACTACCTCAACGGCGTCCTCGCGCGCCGGAGCGTGGACGCCGACGAAGCCCTCCTCCTCGACGCCAGCGGGTCGCTCGCCGAGGGCGCGACGAGCAACGTCTTCTTCGTCCGCGATGGCGTCCTCCGCACGCCGAGCCTCGACGGCCCGATACTCCCCGGCATCACCCGCGAGGTCGTTCTGGACATCGCTCGCGAACGCGATATTCCGGTCGAGACCGGTCGCTACGACCCCGCGGCGCTCCGCCGGGCGGACGAGGTGTTCCTCACGAACTCCACGTGGGAACTCCGCCCCGTCCGCCGATACGACGACACCACGTACGAGGAGTTCCCCGTGACGGAGCGCCTGCACGACGCCTACCGGGCTAGAACTCGACGTTCGACGTAG
- a CDS encoding anthranilate synthase component II, producing MILVVDNYDSFVYNLVQYVGDALADAGRDPREELRVERNDALTLADVRDIDPDGIVVSPGPGTPADAGVSTAVFSLDYPTLGVCLGHQALVAANGGRVGHAPSVVHGKPSTIAHDGRGVFAGLPDMLSVGRYHSLAATGDLPRALEATAHTTDDRDLVMAVRHREKPHVGVQFHPESILTDGGKQLIRTFLQTCYTA from the coding sequence GTGATTCTCGTCGTGGACAACTACGACTCGTTCGTCTACAACCTCGTCCAGTACGTCGGCGACGCGCTCGCGGACGCGGGCCGCGACCCCCGCGAGGAACTCCGCGTCGAGCGCAACGACGCCCTCACTCTCGCCGACGTGCGGGACATCGACCCGGACGGCATCGTCGTCTCCCCGGGGCCGGGAACGCCCGCGGACGCCGGCGTCTCCACGGCCGTGTTCTCGCTCGACTACCCGACGCTCGGCGTCTGCCTCGGCCACCAGGCGCTCGTCGCCGCGAACGGCGGGCGGGTCGGCCACGCCCCCAGCGTCGTCCACGGCAAACCCTCCACCATCGCGCACGACGGCCGCGGCGTCTTCGCCGGCCTCCCCGACATGCTCTCCGTCGGCCGCTACCACTCCCTCGCCGCGACCGGCGACCTCCCCCGGGCGTTGGAGGCGACCGCGCACACCACTGACGACCGCGACCTCGTGATGGCCGTCCGCCACCGCGAGAAACCGCACGTCGGCGTCCAGTTCCACCCCGAGAGCATCCTCACCGACGGCGGAAAACAGCTGATTCGAACCTTCCTCCAGACATGTTATACAGCGTAG